In Helianthus annuus cultivar XRQ/B chromosome 9, HanXRQr2.0-SUNRISE, whole genome shotgun sequence, the following are encoded in one genomic region:
- the LOC110877012 gene encoding universal stress protein A-like protein, protein MRDSVVKAEEESAAKILARASELCDQHKIKVEYLVLRGNPKEMLVEAVDQMDIDLLVVGSRGLGQIKRAVLGSISDYCAHGGNSFHMYHS, encoded by the exons ATGAGGGACTCCGTGGTGAAAGCCGAGGAAGAAAGCGCTGCTAAAATCCTTGCTCGCGCCTCAGAATTATGTGACCAACATAAG ATAAAAGTAGAATACTTGGTTTTAAGGGGAAATCCAAAGGAAATGCTGGTTGAAGCTGTAGACCAAATGGATATTGATCTCCTAGTTGTTGGAAGCAGAGGTCTAGGCCAGATTAAAAG GGCTGTGCTCGGAAGCATTAGCGATTATTGTGCGCACGGCGGGAATTCATTTCATATGTATCATAGTTGA